Within Triticum dicoccoides isolate Atlit2015 ecotype Zavitan chromosome 1B, WEW_v2.0, whole genome shotgun sequence, the genomic segment tccacgagggtaggaggcgcgccctaccccctgggcgcgccccctgtctcgtgggccccctggcagccttccggtgaccatcttctgctatatgaagtcttttaccctaaaaaaatcataagcaagctttcgggacgaaactccactgccacaaggcggaaccttggcagaaccaatctagggctccggcggagctgttctgctggggaaacttccctctgggagggggaaatcatcaccatcgatcctctcatcgggagggggtcaatgtccatcaacatcttcaccagcacaatctcctctcaaaccctagttcatctcttatatccaatctttgtcccaaaaccttagattggtacctatgggttgctagtagtgttgattactccttgtagttgatgctagttggtttatttggtggaagatcatatgttcagatccttaatgcatattaatacccctctaattatgaacatgaatatgctttgtgagtagttacgtttgttcctgaggacatgggagaagtcttgctataagtagtcatgtgaatttggtattcgttcgatattttgatgagatgtatgttgtttctcctctagtggtgttatgtgaacgtcgactacatgacacttcaccattatttgggcctagaggaaggcattgggaagtgataagtagatgatgagttgctagagtgacagaagcttaaaccctagtttatgtgttgcttcgtaatggctgatttggatccacatgtttcatgctatggttaggtttaccttaatacttcttttgtagttgcagatgcttgcaataggggttaatcacaagtgggatgcttgtccaaagggcagcacccaagcaccggtccacccacatatcaaattatcaaagtaacgaacgtgaatcatatgagcgtggtgaaaactagcttgacgataattcccatgtgtcctcgggagcgcttttatcattataagaatttgtccaggctcgtcctttgctacaaaaaggattgggccaccttgctgcaccttatttactttcattgcttgttacccgttacaaaataccttatcacaaaactatctgttaccgataatttcagtgcttgcagagaataccttactgaaaaccgcttgggatttccttctgctcctcgttgggttcgacactcgtacttatctaaaggactacgatagatcccctacacttgtgggtcatcaggggccaaaccattataaactcccgtgtcctttgtcccgttttaacccctttaagcttcctagttgcgatgcctccacgactaagtcctttttctAGGATGTCTGCCGTGACGTTTCCATGACACAATCCATAAGTTAAACTCTTATAAGTTTATATTTTCAATCCAATGCAAGACCAACATATCTATAATAGGGGGGCGGGGCAAGTGCCATAGAGGAATGATGTCAAAGCGTAGAGAGTGCCAATATTGTTCAAGATGGATAGGGCGAACACAACTCGACATATGCTAATGGTAGCAATGAAGGTTGTCGGCCTTCTAGAGTTAATCGTGCTCTGGAAGAGTAGCCGCCCAAAATGTTTGACCTTGTTAGGTACCCTAAAACCCCATATCATCCCATCGACGTCTTCATGTGGTGTGTAGGTGCCCTTACTGTAGAATGATCGAGCCGTTGACGAGGAACTAGTCAACATTTTCATTGTTGCACTAAAAAATCACACAACAAAGATATTGACAGAATCAACTATGCAAAAGCAAATTGAAGCTATGTGATTTCAAAGGTTAAATTCCAACCCATTTCACATTATAATGCAACAATCGCATTGGCTTTTCTAGGCCTCCTTTGATTTATAGGATAGAAATATCATGAGAATAGGAAAACTATAGGAAATGTAATGacaatgtatctcaattcctatagggAAAGATATGTCATTTGCTTCATTGGAAAGAACTTTTTCATTTGGTCTAGGGTAATGTTTGTTGTTCCTTTGACATGTGAAAGATTGGTTCCTATCCTACATTGAAATAAGTATTCAtttctacaaaccaaagggcttcaaaggaattttttCCTACAGACTTCCTATCCTTTAGAATTTCTACAAAATTCCTATAAACGAAAGGAAGCCCTAGAGTGGCAGAAAAGGTTCAGGAAGGCATTTGTCAAAGGTAAGCGGTGATGCTAAGATCTAGCAAATCATGTGATGTGTCAATTTTTGGTAGGAGAAAGAAAATATGGAAGGGTTTTTTGTTTTGCAAATTAATGAGGGGTAGGTGTGTGGTAAGGCTAGGACGTTTTGGTTTTGTAGGTGGAATGAATTGATCCAAAGTGTGCCTAAGGCAAGAAGTAACTTGAAAATGAAATAAGTATAAGTATGCAGATAACAACATGGAAATTTTAAATGtctggaccccccccccccactcccACCATAAAAATCTCCATAAGAAAAAAGATGTTTCGTGCGATCACATCGATATCTTTGGTCACATTAGTATGAAGCCTAAAGACCAAAAATTCATGTTTTTCTGCGGAAATCCAACCCGACCGTTGGGAGCATATGCCCTTGCGCATAAAAAATGTATTATGCAAATGTCAAAAAAGTTTGAAAAAATAGATGTTCTCATTGTCACACCTAAAGTCTATGCTTAAGCATTTTGACCTACGCAAAAAAATTCGAACGCCAAATGTTACCTCCAACATTACACTTAATTTTGTTTATTTTTCACCGAAGAAACACAACTATCCCGTTTCGCATGAAAGTTTTCAAGCACACTTGTTACACTGACAATAACATCTACAACAAAATTAGAATgtttaaaatttaattactatttgttttgaatttactgTCCGTCTAGGAGCATTTGCACCCTAGAGCCAAAACATCCATCCCATTTTTCAGTTCGCTCATTCAAAATAACTGtaaaatatttgtggcactgcagttagTTCAAAATCTTATCACCCGCAACAAACACATTGATGATAATGTTAACTGTGCTCTGGAAGAGAAGTCAAGCAAAACGTTTGATCTTATTAGGTACCCTATTGCTCAATATCAACCCATCATTGTTTTCTTCATGGAGTGTGTAAGTGTCCTTAGTGGAGGATGACCGAGCCGTTGATGAGGAACCAGTTGTCATTGTTGAACATGGAAATGACACAACAAAGATATCGACACAATCAACTATGTATAAGCAGTTGAGGTTAATCGACACGTGATTAAGACAAAAATTACATTGACGTTTCTAGAGTGGGAGAAAGGGTCCAGGAAGGCATTTGTCGAGGGTATGTGGTGATGTCGAAGATCTAGTAAAACAAGGTGATATGTCATTATTTGGCAGGACAAAAAAACATGTTGAAGGGGCTTGCTGTTTTGCAAATAAATAAGGGGTAGGTGTGTGGTAAGGCTAGAAAGTTTTGGCATTATAGGTGGAATGAATTAATTCAAAGTCGGCCTAAGGCAAGAAGTATCTTGAAGAAAATTTATAGGAGTAAACAGCTTTCAGCAAGCACATTCTAAATGCCTACCCCCACTCTCACCCCAAAAAATATCTCCATCTGAAAAACATGTCCCACGCAAGTACGCATTTCACTGGTGCAAGATTCATTTGTAGGATAGAAAAAGCATGAGAGTAGGAAAACCATAGAAAATGTAATGatgtgtatctcaattcctatatgGAAAGAGACGTCATTTGATTCATAGGAAAAAACTTTTTCACTAGGTCTCGGGTAATGTTTCTTATTCCTTTGACATGTGAAAGATTGGTTCCTATCGTACATTGACATAAGtattcattcctacaaaccaaatggCTTCAAAGGGTTTTTTCCTACAAACTTCCTACCCTTTAGAATTTTTAGAAAATTCCTACAAACGAAAGGAGGCCCTAGTGTGACAGAAAAGGTTAGGAAGGCATTTGTCAAAGGTAAGCGGTGATGCTAATATCTAGCAAAACatgtgttgtgtcattttttggtaAGAGAAATAAAGTATGTTGAAGGGTTTGTTGTTTTGCAAATTAATGAGGGGTAGGTGTGTGGTAAGGCTAGGACGTTTTGGTTTTGTAGGTGGAATGAATTGACCCAAAGTGTGTCTAAGGCAATAAGTAACTTGAAGAGAAAATAAGTATGAGTACGCAgataacaacatggaaatttgaagAGAAAATAAGTGTGAATTCGAAATCCTATTACCCGCAACAAACACATTGATGATAGCGTTAACCTTGCTCTGGAAGAGAAGCCAAACAAAATGTTTGATCTCGTTAGGTACCCTATTGCTCATACCATCCCATCATCGTTTTCTTCATGTAGTGTGTAAGTGTCCTTAGTGGAGGATGGTCGAGCCATTGACGAGGAACCAGTTGTCATTGTCATTGTTGAACTTGGAAATCACACAACAAAGATATCGACGCAACCAACTATGTACAAGCAGTTGAGGTTAATCGACACGTGATTAAGACAAAAATTACATTGACGTTTCTAGAGTGGGAGAAAAGGTCCAGGAAGGCATTTGTCAAGGATAAGTGGTGATGTCAATGATCTAGCAAAACAAGGTCATATGTCATTATTTGGCGGGACAAATAAAACGTGTTGAAGGGGTTTGCTGTTTTGCAAATAAATAAGGGGTAGGTGTGTGGTAAGGCTAGAAAGTTTGGCGTTATAGGTAGCGTGAATTAATCCAAAGTGTGCCTAAGGCAAGAAGTATCTTGAAGAAAATTTATATGAGTAAACAGCTTTCAACAAGCACATTCTAAATGCCTACCACCCACTCTCACCCAAAAATATCTTCATCTGAAAGACATGTTGAACGCAATTACGCATTTCACCGGTGCAAGATTTGTTTGTAGCATAGAAAAGGGGCTGTCTAATTGCATCAATATCTTTGGTCACATTCCTAGGAAGCCTAAAAGCCAAAATTTAGTGTTTTCTTTTCGAGAGTACAAATTTCGTGTTTTTCCGTCCATTAATTCCAAAAAAACCGTTGGATATTTTGTTTCATCACGGTTCGCCGGTGAGTTCAAAGCCCTATGACCGGCGACAAACACATTCATGATAATGTTCACGAGGAATACAAAATCCAGCCACGGATACATGCATGTTTTTGTACTACTTGATTGAAAACACGTGCGTATTTTGGTATCATGGCCATGGAGGtcaatggtcgattccccctcatcaaagtcaaaaacaaagaaaaaaagattCCCCAGGGCATCTAAACCGTCGTCGTCCTAATCCACAATCATGATATATCCGTTTAAGGCGTTAATCACCGCACATGCCGCGGGGCCCCACCCCCTGGACGCCCGCGTGACCAGCCCCCCTCTGCCCCCACTCCGCCCACCGCACGGTCCACGCAGCGGCACTGACTGACGCGTGGCCCACCGCCACTCCCGTCGCGCAGCCGGTCAGGCGGGACGGGGACGGGGCTGACAGCTAGCCGGTGAGAAAAAAAAGGCGCGGCCGGCCACCTTCCTCCGCGGAAAAGGGCGACGGACCACGGCGGGAGGTACCCCGGCCCCACTGCCCGGTGGCCCCGGGGATAGCCACGGCCCCACCCCGCCCATCCTCTTTTTCACCGCGCGGCGCGATTCAAAACTGACCGCACGCATGCACGCACGCTCCTTCCTCCCCCCACCGGCGTGCCGACGGCCCACCCAGCCCGGGCCCGCGAGTCATCGAGACGGGGCGCATACCggagccccacatgtcatggagaAGGAGTGGTTCTGTTGGGGCGGTGGGGCCCACGCTTCACTGGCTCACTCTCACTCTCACTcactggctcactcactcccttctTTTTCTCTCGCATTtcatttccctttttcttttcttgctgTCGCCGTCACCtcaccttgctgctgctgctgctactacacTACCATCCAGCCAGAGCCAGTGCCCAACTCCTCGGCCGCCTCTCCCTGGAAGGAATGGAGGCGTAGGAGGGCGTCCGAGCCAGGCAGACAGAGAGCGGGAGCTAGGGTTCCGCCgcatcctcctcctccggtgagtgacccAGCCGTCGCTCCCCAGatccgtccgcccgccgccgccccctaGATCTGCGCTAGGGCGCTGCTTCGACCGTTTTTTCCGGCCGGGCCCGAGGCTCCGGGCGCTGCATTCGGCGGCGGAGCTCCCCGCGAACTGCCCGGGCCGCGGATCTCCTCGCCCCCTCTCCTCTTCCGTGCCTCGTTTGATCCGTTTCTGGGTTTCTTTTCTCATTTTGAAATTAGTTGCCGTGGTTGCTTTCACTGCGACAGTGCTCATGATCTCGGGGGGTTTGGGTGGATGCCGCGGGTTCTGCCGGTTTTTCTCTGTGTAACAATTAGCTGCGGCGTAGATCTGCGCGCTGACGTGTCCGTCCGGCGGTTCGGCTGCAGGGTCCCAGGCCTCCGGCGCGCGGCGGGCTAGGAGGCGGCTCCGATGGGGAAGTCCCCGGCCAAGTGGCTCAAGTCCGTGCTCTTCGGGAAGAAGACCTCCAGGTCTGGCTCCGCCAAGGCCAAGGATTTATCGGTATGTCAATACTTGGATTGGAGGTGAAAATTGAAATTTTTCCGAGGATTCCGCGGAATCGCCTGCAACTGGAGAGCAGAGATCTGCTGATTGCAACTGATGCTTTTGTTGTTTTCCATGCGTAGAAGGCCGGGGGCAACAGAGGGTATGTTGCTGCCGGGAAGGAGCCCGGGTTCTCGGAGAGCTCCCCGGTGATCTCCGAGCCGGTGCTTGTTACCCCGCGCAACAATGACGctgtgccggaggtggggaagggcGAGAATTCCAGCTCGCAAGGCGAAGCGGCGGCTCAGCAAGAAGTGAACCATGATTTGGAGAAGCAGAGCACTGCCGGGTCTGATGTGCTGTCCAATGACCCGGAGCGGCTCAAGGAAGAACAAGCAGCCGTCAAGGCCCAAGCTGCCTTCCGAGGCTACCTGGTAATGCTTATCTTGATGTTGAAATTTCTTCTGTTAAAATGATCAGAAAAAGGGCAAAAGTTATTGTGTCACACCTCTGTGATTATTTATGATTTAATAGTGTTCCTATTCATTTGAATTCCTGCATACACACATGATCATTTCACCCTCTTAATGTTCTTTTTTTTTGCGGTTGTTAATGTTCTTATTAAGCTGCTACAAAAGAAATTCTTGGTATAGCCATTTGGTTTGTTTTCCTTTACAACCATGCTAATTTTAGCATCACATTGGAACAGGCACGTCGGGCTTTCCGTGCATTGAAGGGAATCATACGACTTCAGGCGCTGATTCGTGGCCATCTTGTAAGGAGGCAAGCTGCTTCAACTCTCCGTGCCACATGGTTGATTGTGAAGTTCCAAGCTATTGTTCGTGGCAGGAATGTCAGACTTTCTAGTGATGCAATTCAATTCAGTTGGAAGCTTGCCGAGCAGAAGTCTGTGGTAAATTCCTTACTCATTCTAGTTCCTCCAATACCTGATATATTGTTCATCGTGGGAGCAAAGAGTGCTCCTTTTTATCTTTTCAAACTTTATAATCTTATCAAATATGGATGCTCATGATTTTATTAGTATGTGCTATGTCGAGGAATGCAAGATGTGAGATACGGGTAGGCTAAAACAAGAAGAAATAAGTTTTCATTAAGGCCATTAAAGCCAAGTAAGGCCGCTTTGTACTTAGTTGACAGATTGGCATGATTCTCCTTCAAGCGTCATGTGGATTTTGTAACTTGTTTGCATACAAAATGTTAAATTCGGCTCATGGAATAATTGCTGTTCAATTGGAATAATGTTTCTGTATTCATTTTTTTCACATTAGATTTCTTTATAGTTGAGTGACGGTGATTTGTAAAGACAATATGGTTGGTGGTTAACTTACATACTATTCAGTTGTAACTGGACTAAGAGACTTTGTTAAGCTTATCTTTTTTTTTTGCGGTGATCAGCACAAAAACAATTCTCTTTGTTGCTATTGCATTGAAGATAAAGCTATAATTCTGTATATTGAACATTATGATCATTAGGATAAAGCTATTCAGTTGACATGGATCTTTCTATATGTTTTTAAATGCCTGCCCCTTCTGGTTCAATTTAACCAAACAATAACACTACAGTGCCAATTGTGAGCATTGTGGCTAGATTCTTGTATCTTTTAATGCTTTCATTTTCATTTGTATGTAATGTTGATGAAAACTGAAAAGATTTGCATGTATGACCTTATATTTGATATCTTTACCAAAATTGTTAATACACAATTCTTGCCTTTCCGCTAAAAAAACAATTCTTGCCTTTTCTCAGGGTGCTAAACCAGATGCTTGGAGGGAGAGGTTAGCTTCAAACGCATTTGCCCGTAAGGTATACATGGTCAAACTCTATATAATTATTTGAGGGCAGGGATATACAGAACAAATTATCCTGACCTGTTGAGTCTTTGTGCTCTTTTGCTGTCTGTCTGCAAATTAACCTTTTTCTTTGTATATGTTGTAGCTTCTGGCTTCACCGATTCTGGTAGAGGCTCTTCACTTTCAGTATGATGAGAGGGATCCCAATTCAGCCTTCAACTGGTTAGAGAGATGGACCATAAGCCGTGTCTGGAAACCCGTTTACCAAACAAAGAGAAATGCTATTGCTGATGCCAAACCGCAGACAAAGAGGGCCAGTTACGCTATGGAAACAGAGTCAGGGAAATTGAAACGCAATGCTCGGAAGAGTTCTGCATTGTCAGTTGAGCCCATCCCTCTGACAAACATGCCATTGGAAACTGAAAAAACAAGAAGGACCCCAAGGAAATTCACTAGCACTCCTGCTGATTCAGTGCCTGATAGCCAATTAACTGAACTTGAGAAGGTTAAGCGTAGCCTTCGGAAGGTAACTAATTCCATGGCCGAAGCCTCAAAGGTATCTAGTCCTGCTTGTGATACCCCTGACCACCCAGAGATCGAATGTGAGAAACCACAACGTACTGCACAGGAAGTTCCAGTTTATCCTGAGATTCAAGAACCTAACCATGATGATCAGTTAGAAAATGCGAAGGTGGATATCTTTGTACCTGATCTCAAACCTGAAGGGGAAGTTACTCCATATGCAGTCACAAGTGAAGAAAAACTTGATGAGCCGGCCGTTGTTGCTACAGCAGCTGAAGTTATGCCCCTGCAAGACATTGACAATGAAGAAAATGCTTTGGTGAATGATGCGGAGCAGAGATCCAGAGAAGAACCTCTCTCCGCTGAAAGCCTTAAAGGTGGTAACAGGAGGTCTTCGTTCTCAACGAAGCCAGAATATCCAGAGAACGGCTCCAAAAACTCTCCAGCTGTGCCCAGCTACATGGCTGCAACAAAATCTGCAAAGGCGAAGCTGCGGGGACAGATATCACCTAGACTTAGCGCTGATTCAGCAGAAAAAACTGTCTACACACGCCGCCATTCCCTTCCTTCCCCTGCCAATGGTAAGCAGAACTCGCACTCGCCGCGTACACAAAGGCCAATCCATCCTGGTACCAAAGAGGGAGCGAAAGTCGACAAGTCTATGCTGTCATCAAGAGACGCAGCCGGTAAGTAGTAGAGGATCATTGAATACTCATGTTTACATTAGTAAGACTGTTTGATGACTTGTCAGACTTTCTTACCTTCAGTACACATAGTATGTTTTTGCCTACTTCAAAGTAACTTTTGTAATTGATAATTAGGTTGTTGGTAGAAGCCAATTATTGTTATATACATCATATTCCGTCGTCTTTGTTTGCTATAAAAATTGAGACAAAGTGTTCCATGCCCCAATTGTATTAAAGTCATATATCTTTCTTATTTGGTTCAACAAAAGTAATCAGATAATCGACTAGTATTGTCTTTATTTAGCTCCACTATAAATAAGCAGATAAATGAACTGAGCTGTTCCCTAAGATCATTCGGAGCTTGCTTGCGCAAACACACTGGCATCCATGAATACCATACGAGCCAATTTTCTGAACCGGGCAAAGGTTCGAAGAAATAAGCATAAAATCATATTACTTTTGTGCTGCATTTAAACGGCATTTGCTACAGATAGTTGGATTGTGCATCATACTTGCCACTTGAGCTCAACTCGCCTTGTTCTAACACTAAATCCTGTGCAGAGAGACCGATGAAAGCCGAATGGAGACGGTGAAGACGTGGATCCTCCGTTCCATTTGAGTAGCGTGGCGACGGACGTTTGGGTGGACGGCAGCTTGCTCCTCTGATTGTTTTGCTTCTGATGTAAAAAATGTTCTCTGTGGTCTGCTGCCGCGACATCAAGGGGACCTGCTTAATTTGTTGTGGTGTTGCCGACCTGTTGCCTGAGTTTGACTTATTTTTATAGGGTTTTGCGACGGTCATGCCGCCTTTGGCTTGTGTCTTGTATAGCTGAAGTTTGTCCCCCAGTTTGTTTTGGTTCGCCTTTGAGATACCGTGCGTTGTTAAGTGAGATCGAGAGACAGACGAGATGCTGATGTTAGCAAGTACCTGGGCTGTTTCTTGGTTGGTTATCCCTGATGCGTTTTCTTAGCTGACAGTGAGTGTGATCCATGACATAATTTGGTTATCCATCCCCTTGTTTTCCCAGCTGCATTTTCTTGTCAGTGATGATTTCCTTGTCATAGTTGTGAGTGTGATGTTGCCTCTGGAATAATATTTCCTTGTCATTCTGTTAGCAAACATTTTTGAGGGGGAGCAGAGTGTACAGCTTCGTTAGCCTGAACATTCTTTATGCAGCTTAGCCCTATTTATGATGCGTGTTTTCTCGGTCATGTCCCTGGCGAGGTGAAGCAAAAATCACCGCAGTAAAACAATCCTAGTTTAGCTGGATGTAAATCGAACTGAGAGTGCCGTTTTGGCTATGGGGAGCATATGCTCATGGATGAACACTAAATTAAAAACAACTAGTAAATAAAATTTGGAAATTCTGTTTTTTTG encodes:
- the LOC119349201 gene encoding protein IQ-DOMAIN 31-like isoform X1: MGKSPAKWLKSVLFGKKTSRSGSAKAKDLSKAGGNRGYVAAGKEPGFSESSPVISEPVLVTPRNNDAVPEVGKGENSSSQGEAAAQQEVNHDLEKQSTAGSDVLSNDPERLKEEQAAVKAQAAFRGYLARRAFRALKGIIRLQALIRGHLVRRQAASTLRATWLIVKFQAIVRGRNVRLSSDAIQFSWKLAEQKSVGAKPDAWRERLASNAFARKLLASPILVEALHFQYDERDPNSAFNWLERWTISRVWKPVYQTKRNAIADAKPQTKRASYAMETESGKLKRNARKSSALSVEPIPLTNMPLETEKTRRTPRKFTSTPADSVPDSQLTELEKVKRSLRKVTNSMAEASKVSSPACDTPDHPEIECEKPQRTAQEVPVYPEIQEPNHDDQLENAKVDIFVPDLKPEGEVTPYAVTSEEKLDEPAVVATAAEVMPLQDIDNEENALVNDAEQRSREEPLSAESLKGGNRRSSFSTKPEYPENGSKNSPAVPSYMAATKSAKAKLRGQISPRLSADSAEKTVYTRRHSLPSPANGKQNSHSPRTQRPIHPGTKEGAKVDKSMLSSRDAAERPMKAEWRR
- the LOC119349201 gene encoding protein IQ-DOMAIN 31-like isoform X2, which codes for MGKSPAKWLKSVLFGKKTSRSGSAKAKDLSAGGNRGYVAAGKEPGFSESSPVISEPVLVTPRNNDAVPEVGKGENSSSQGEAAAQQEVNHDLEKQSTAGSDVLSNDPERLKEEQAAVKAQAAFRGYLARRAFRALKGIIRLQALIRGHLVRRQAASTLRATWLIVKFQAIVRGRNVRLSSDAIQFSWKLAEQKSVGAKPDAWRERLASNAFARKLLASPILVEALHFQYDERDPNSAFNWLERWTISRVWKPVYQTKRNAIADAKPQTKRASYAMETESGKLKRNARKSSALSVEPIPLTNMPLETEKTRRTPRKFTSTPADSVPDSQLTELEKVKRSLRKVTNSMAEASKVSSPACDTPDHPEIECEKPQRTAQEVPVYPEIQEPNHDDQLENAKVDIFVPDLKPEGEVTPYAVTSEEKLDEPAVVATAAEVMPLQDIDNEENALVNDAEQRSREEPLSAESLKGGNRRSSFSTKPEYPENGSKNSPAVPSYMAATKSAKAKLRGQISPRLSADSAEKTVYTRRHSLPSPANGKQNSHSPRTQRPIHPGTKEGAKVDKSMLSSRDAAERPMKAEWRR